A window of the Mesotoga prima MesG1.Ag.4.2 genome harbors these coding sequences:
- a CDS encoding DAK2 domain-containing protein, which yields MSSKFLNLLDGTMFFNAFSSGATAVIREQNDLNRINVFPVPDGDTGTNLASTMRSILELTDVSHSIGKTTRSIADAALMGARGNSGAIFAQYMHGLSTIIGDRDSIDRKTFAKAAHEAISYAYDAMVTPVEGTMLTVMKDWAEALIAIEDSERSFFEMVERSNEVALKSLEETPEKLAVLKKAGVVDAGAKGFVAFIEGIKTFLSGRGVNLEDEIIPDIELKKHVHIDEGNIKNRYCTEAIIEGSRLDVNGIKSIISQFGDSALVAGTDTKARIHVHTNEPAELFFKLKDFGTVTQQKVDDMEMQYRVSQKRKYPIALVVDSVCDLPKEVIDYYQIQMVPLYLNFGKSQYLDKITLKADQFYTLLDTTEDYPVSAQPGLNTFQNLYHFLGTHYDSIIAIHVSDKLSGTWNASTKAAERMKDKKISVINSRHVSGSIGLLALTAARMIEEGRSHDEIAKTIESLSKNTRIFVSVNTLKYMVKGGRVSPVLGLVGKAMNLKPIVSVDKEGNSKLYGKAFSKLGNMKKILGFVEELNRKCSVVSYNITHAHAHKTAKAYEESLMKLLGKKPEYIMEVSPVVGISAGVGAVSVSVLCERDTWSPDVNIK from the coding sequence ATGAGCTCCAAATTTTTGAATCTGCTTGACGGAACGATGTTCTTCAATGCCTTTTCTTCTGGTGCCACTGCCGTAATAAGAGAGCAGAACGACCTGAACAGGATAAACGTCTTTCCTGTTCCCGACGGCGACACCGGAACGAATCTCGCCTCTACGATGCGGTCTATTCTTGAGCTGACAGATGTCTCTCATTCGATTGGCAAGACAACGCGATCGATAGCCGATGCCGCACTCATGGGAGCTCGTGGAAACTCTGGAGCGATATTCGCCCAGTATATGCACGGACTGAGTACCATCATTGGAGACAGAGACAGTATCGATAGAAAGACCTTCGCAAAGGCAGCACATGAAGCGATTTCATATGCCTATGATGCTATGGTAACCCCCGTCGAGGGGACGATGCTGACCGTGATGAAGGATTGGGCCGAGGCTTTGATCGCCATAGAAGACTCGGAAAGATCGTTTTTCGAGATGGTCGAACGGTCGAACGAAGTAGCGCTCAAGTCTCTCGAAGAAACACCGGAGAAGCTGGCCGTGCTGAAGAAGGCCGGCGTAGTCGACGCCGGAGCGAAGGGCTTCGTAGCCTTCATCGAAGGTATAAAGACTTTTCTGAGCGGAAGAGGCGTCAATCTTGAAGACGAGATCATCCCCGATATCGAATTGAAAAAACACGTCCATATAGATGAAGGCAACATCAAGAACAGATACTGCACCGAGGCGATAATCGAAGGTTCTCGACTGGACGTCAATGGAATAAAGTCGATCATCAGTCAGTTCGGAGATTCCGCCCTGGTAGCGGGAACGGACACTAAGGCAAGAATCCACGTTCATACTAATGAACCGGCAGAGCTCTTCTTCAAGCTGAAGGACTTCGGCACAGTTACTCAGCAGAAAGTCGATGACATGGAGATGCAGTACAGGGTGAGTCAGAAGAGGAAGTATCCGATCGCACTTGTTGTTGACTCCGTTTGCGATTTACCGAAGGAGGTAATTGACTACTACCAGATTCAGATGGTGCCATTGTATCTCAACTTCGGCAAGAGTCAGTATCTAGACAAAATAACGTTGAAGGCAGATCAGTTCTACACGCTTCTCGACACGACGGAGGACTATCCGGTTTCGGCTCAACCGGGATTGAACACTTTCCAGAATTTGTACCACTTTCTTGGAACCCATTATGATTCTATTATAGCTATCCACGTCTCGGACAAACTAAGCGGTACATGGAACGCCAGCACCAAAGCCGCAGAACGCATGAAGGACAAAAAGATCAGCGTAATAAACTCCCGGCATGTTTCGGGGTCCATTGGTCTGCTCGCGCTCACGGCCGCCAGAATGATAGAGGAAGGTCGTAGCCACGATGAGATCGCAAAAACAATCGAGTCCCTGTCTAAAAACACAAGGATCTTCGTGAGTGTCAACACTTTGAAGTACATGGTGAAAGGTGGAAGGGTAAGTCCAGTTCTAGGGCTGGTCGGTAAGGCAATGAATCTTAAGCCGATTGTATCGGTAGACAAGGAAGGAAATTCGAAACTCTACGGAAAGGCCTTCAGCAAGTTAGGCAACATGAAAAAGATACTTGGTTTCGTGGAAGAGCTGAACAGAAAGTGCAGCGTTGTATCTTACAATATTACTCACGCTCATGCCCACAAGACCGCAAAAGCGTACGAGGAAAGCCTCATGAAACTGCTTGGAAAGAAGCCCGAGTACATTATGGAAGTCTCCCCTGTTGTTGGTATTAGCGCGGGGGTCGGTGCTGTAAGCGTTTCCGTGCTTTGCGAAAGAGACACCTGGTCTCCCGATGTCAATATCAAGTGA
- a CDS encoding cold-shock protein yields MTGTVKWFNGTKGYGFITKDDGGDVFVHFSAIEMDGFKTLDEGQRVEFEVEDGPKGPQAAKVRIAK; encoded by the coding sequence ATGACAGGAACAGTAAAGTGGTTCAACGGAACAAAAGGTTATGGATTCATTACTAAGGATGACGGTGGGGACGTTTTCGTTCACTTCTCAGCTATTGAGATGGACGGTTTCAAGACCCTTGACGAAGGACAGAGAGTCGAATTCGAAGTCGAAGACGGTCCAAAGGGTCCTCAGGCAGCAAAAGTTAGAATTGCGAAGTAA
- a CDS encoding DUF1295 domain-containing protein — protein sequence MTYVILSSSLVVLAYMSLFFAIGTLKKDNSVVDIGWGAGFVVVALFTLFVYGEFNARQVITTVLIAFWGIRLTTHIFKRNWGRGEDFRYVQMREKWGEKVLIRSFLQIYMLQGLFMVIISYSVMLINSHSGRSFGFLDVLGILIWVCGFSIEAIADKQLRDFVKTKKPGEIMTKGLWRYSRHPNYFGEAVQWWGIFVIALSIEGGIWAIISPITITILLRFVSGVPYLERKYKQYPAFREYMKETNAFVPWFPRKKS from the coding sequence ATGACTTATGTGATTCTTTCCAGTTCTTTAGTGGTCCTTGCTTACATGTCTCTGTTCTTTGCTATCGGCACTTTAAAGAAAGACAATTCCGTTGTCGATATAGGCTGGGGCGCTGGATTCGTTGTTGTTGCTTTGTTCACGCTCTTCGTGTATGGAGAGTTCAATGCAAGGCAGGTAATCACGACTGTCTTGATTGCGTTTTGGGGAATCAGATTGACCACACATATTTTCAAAAGAAACTGGGGGCGTGGTGAGGATTTCCGTTACGTTCAGATGAGAGAGAAGTGGGGAGAGAAGGTATTGATAAGATCCTTCCTGCAGATCTATATGTTGCAGGGCCTTTTTATGGTGATTATCTCTTACTCAGTAATGCTAATTAATAGCCATTCGGGAAGGTCATTTGGATTTTTGGACGTTCTCGGAATTCTTATTTGGGTCTGCGGCTTTTCCATCGAAGCAATAGCAGATAAGCAGTTGAGGGATTTCGTGAAGACTAAGAAACCCGGAGAGATAATGACAAAGGGTTTGTGGAGATACTCTCGCCACCCCAATTATTTCGGCGAGGCCGTTCAGTGGTGGGGTATATTCGTCATTGCCCTTTCAATTGAAGGGGGAATATGGGCAATCATAAGCCCGATAACAATAACCATATTGTTGAGATTCGTTTCTGGAGTGCCCTATCTGGAACGGAAATACAAGCAGTACCCGGCATTCAGGGAGTACATGAAAGAAACAAACGCATTTGTCCCCTGGTTCCCTAGAAAGAAGTCGTGA
- a CDS encoding AAA family ATPase produces MVSIGEFGSKIKENISRVIVGKEKTIERVLAVLISGGHVLINDVPGVGKTMLARSLAISLGLEFNRLQCTPDLLPGDVTGISILNLKTNEFNFRKGPIFTQILLVDEINRTTPRTQSALLEAMAERQVTVDGRSFQMEKPFFVIATQNPVEFEGTFPLPEAQLDRFSISLTMGYPDEQSERKLLKGISDEHPITSLKPVSGQDELDSVLKQVKEVEIEDSVLQYIISIVNETRSHRDIQLGVSPRGSIALMETARALAGIRGRRFVIPDDVKETACDILSHRIIIKPEARLMRRTNRDVINEIVESLPIPINNEKT; encoded by the coding sequence ATGGTTTCTATTGGAGAATTCGGAAGCAAGATCAAAGAGAATATTTCCAGGGTAATCGTTGGAAAGGAAAAGACTATAGAGAGGGTACTGGCCGTTCTGATAAGCGGTGGACACGTCTTGATAAACGACGTGCCGGGCGTGGGTAAGACCATGCTGGCGAGAAGCCTGGCGATTTCTCTCGGGCTGGAATTCAACAGATTGCAGTGCACTCCGGACCTTCTGCCTGGTGATGTAACCGGCATAAGTATTCTCAACCTCAAGACAAACGAGTTCAACTTCAGAAAGGGTCCAATCTTCACCCAGATTCTTCTCGTAGATGAAATAAACAGAACGACCCCAAGAACGCAGTCCGCTCTTCTCGAGGCGATGGCCGAGAGACAGGTTACAGTTGACGGCAGGAGTTTCCAGATGGAGAAACCCTTCTTCGTAATTGCCACTCAAAACCCGGTCGAGTTTGAAGGAACGTTTCCGCTTCCCGAGGCGCAGCTTGATAGATTCTCCATCTCCCTAACGATGGGATACCCCGATGAGCAAAGCGAAAGAAAACTTCTAAAGGGAATCTCCGACGAACATCCCATAACTTCTCTAAAGCCAGTATCCGGTCAGGACGAACTCGATTCCGTTCTAAAGCAGGTCAAGGAAGTAGAAATAGAAGACTCCGTTCTCCAATACATTATCTCCATCGTAAACGAGACCAGAAGCCACCGAGACATACAGCTTGGCGTAAGTCCAAGGGGATCGATCGCCCTTATGGAAACGGCCAGGGCCCTTGCAGGTATCAGGGGCAGAAGATTCGTCATTCCCGATGATGTCAAGGAAACGGCCTGCGATATTCTTTCCCACAGAATAATAATCAAGCCTGAAGCCCGGCTTATGAGAAGGACTAACAGGGATGTAATAAACGAAATAGTCGAATCTCTCCCAATACCGATCAATAATGAAAAGACTTGA
- a CDS encoding DUF58 domain-containing protein, with amino-acid sequence MKRLELEEIRSRKGPLIIATGFSVGWSLFFFNVYSAMFLTLSAVVWIYYYLSKLILKNLTIDRSVDRERLFPGETLTLVHNIQRVPFISLSLTVIPVIRAEREYAAPRESSISLSSTEDSRVESKVVFRRRGEKDLSRLIVACRDPLGLFSHSATYYTPQSVLVLPKVMDLETFPLRLRELLPGRESDFRLMEDPIDFKGIKEYERESLNRIHWNASAKLGKLMSKEFGYTAVSKTVLYLDLNLSREVFARDVWERIRIDYEEIAVQLALGLIRLSYRSGGSIRLVSVGEEVLRLSDRGRDWIDFAEALSNTKGIDHGSQLCEIIEDDLEQFDPSTTVVLISLYLGEEILPQLLRARSHASRVVVLIIPFSPREPWMKRNVSYQMLPKTIDELKKRAAFLEEEQIIVRVVGDDQSIQEVLLDL; translated from the coding sequence ATGAAAAGACTTGAGCTGGAGGAGATAAGATCTCGAAAAGGACCGCTCATAATTGCGACGGGCTTCTCTGTCGGTTGGTCTCTTTTCTTTTTCAATGTTTATTCGGCAATGTTTTTGACCCTTTCTGCGGTTGTATGGATCTACTACTATCTTTCTAAACTCATCCTGAAAAATCTTACAATAGATCGCTCCGTTGATAGAGAAAGGCTCTTTCCGGGCGAAACCCTTACTCTCGTTCACAATATTCAGAGGGTACCTTTCATCTCTCTCAGTCTCACTGTAATCCCTGTCATTAGAGCCGAGAGAGAGTACGCAGCACCAAGAGAGAGCTCGATCTCCCTTTCCTCTACCGAGGACAGCAGAGTAGAATCCAAGGTGGTTTTCAGAAGACGCGGCGAGAAGGATCTTTCGAGACTAATCGTTGCCTGCAGAGATCCGCTGGGACTCTTTTCTCACAGCGCCACGTATTATACGCCTCAATCGGTACTTGTACTTCCCAAAGTGATGGATCTTGAAACCTTTCCTCTAAGGTTAAGAGAACTACTTCCCGGAAGAGAGAGCGACTTCAGACTGATGGAAGATCCCATTGACTTCAAAGGAATAAAAGAATACGAGAGAGAATCTTTGAACAGGATACACTGGAACGCCTCGGCAAAACTCGGAAAGCTAATGAGTAAGGAATTTGGATACACTGCCGTGAGCAAAACAGTTCTCTATCTGGATCTGAATCTTTCGAGAGAGGTCTTTGCCCGTGATGTCTGGGAAAGGATAAGGATAGATTACGAAGAGATAGCCGTTCAGCTTGCCTTAGGTCTAATAAGGCTTTCCTACAGATCCGGAGGAAGTATACGACTGGTAAGCGTGGGAGAAGAGGTATTGAGATTGAGCGATCGGGGAAGAGACTGGATAGACTTCGCCGAAGCCCTTTCAAATACAAAGGGTATCGATCATGGATCTCAGCTATGCGAAATAATTGAAGACGACCTTGAACAGTTCGATCCCTCGACAACTGTTGTCCTAATATCGCTATATCTCGGCGAGGAGATTCTGCCCCAACTCTTGAGGGCAAGGTCTCACGCCAGTAGAGTCGTAGTCCTTATAATACCGTTCAGTCCCAGAGAACCGTGGATGAAGAGAAACGTATCTTATCAGATGCTTCCGAAAACGATCGATGAGCTTAAGAAACGCGCGGCCTTCCTCGAAGAAGAGCAGATAATCGTACGAGTGGTCGGAGACGACCAGTCGATTCAGGAGGTGCTTCTAGATCTCTAA
- a CDS encoding glycerol-3-phosphate acyltransferase — protein sequence MEILFSALLAYLIGSIPTAFLIGKSLYGFDIRKQGTGNMGASNMVAVKGWKIGILTGAIDFMKGLGTILIIKGVSPHWTYQMLFIAASFAAIGHMYPVFLRFKGGKGTATLAGGLIGLDYQVALICMVILLAFIAITDYAAPGIIAVSSVMIFLFRIFGYRWGISLLLIPIAVIMIARNLENIQRILRGEEPGLRAHIRKKKRAPQKGA from the coding sequence ATGGAAATCTTGTTCTCCGCGCTCTTGGCCTATCTGATTGGATCCATTCCCACAGCATTTCTCATCGGGAAGAGTCTCTATGGATTCGACATAAGAAAACAGGGCACCGGTAATATGGGAGCTTCCAACATGGTTGCCGTAAAGGGCTGGAAGATTGGAATCCTCACTGGAGCTATCGACTTCATGAAGGGCCTGGGAACGATCTTGATTATTAAGGGCGTCTCCCCTCACTGGACCTATCAGATGCTTTTCATTGCGGCCAGTTTTGCCGCGATCGGTCATATGTATCCCGTCTTTCTGAGGTTCAAGGGTGGGAAGGGAACCGCAACACTGGCCGGTGGCCTTATAGGTCTTGATTACCAGGTCGCCCTGATCTGTATGGTCATACTTCTCGCTTTTATCGCGATTACGGACTACGCGGCTCCGGGCATTATTGCAGTCTCTTCAGTAATGATCTTCCTTTTCAGAATCTTTGGGTACAGATGGGGAATATCTCTTCTTTTGATACCCATTGCAGTAATCATGATAGCTAGAAATCTCGAGAATATTCAGAGAATTTTGCGGGGAGAAGAACCGGGGCTGCGGGCGCACATAAGAAAAAAGAAAAGGGCCCCGCAAAAAGGGGCCTAA